In Kiloniellales bacterium, the DNA window GGGCCGCTCCGACGATCTCGGGCCTTACAACAGCTTCGGCAACGGCTCCGCAATGCGGGTCAGTCCGGTCGCCTATGCCCACGACAGCCTGGACGCGGTCCTGGCCGAAGCCGAGGCCAGCGCGACGGTCACCCACGATCACCCCGAGGGCGTCGCCGGGGCCAAGGCCGTGGCGGCGGCGATCTTCCTCGCGCGCAGCGGCGCCGGGAAGGCGGAAATCAAGGCCTACGTGGCCGCGACCTTCGCCTACGATCTGGATCGCAGCATCGAGGAGATCCGGCCGAGCTACAGCTTCGACGCGACCTGCCCGGGCTCGGTCCCCGAGGCCATCATCGCGTTTCTCGAGTCTTCCGACTTCCTCGACGCCGTCCGGCGCGCGGTCTCCCTGGGCGGCGACGCCGATACCCAGGCCGCCGTGGCGGGCGCGATTGCCGAGGCTTTCTATGAGGGTCTGCCGGCGGAAATCGAATCGGAAGTCTTTGCCCGCCTGGACGAGCGCTTGGCTGGGGTCACGCGGAACTTCAGGGAGCGGTATCTGGTCGAGGGCTATCGACTGTAGGCACTGAAACGCG includes these proteins:
- a CDS encoding ADP-ribosylglycohydrolase family protein encodes the protein MLGAIAGDIIGSVYERSHVKVTDFPLFPEGATFTDDSVLTAAVADCLLHDRAYDENLRKFYRFYPNAGYGYLFSRWGRSDDLGPYNSFGNGSAMRVSPVAYAHDSLDAVLAEAEASATVTHDHPEGVAGAKAVAAAIFLARSGAGKAEIKAYVAATFAYDLDRSIEEIRPSYSFDATCPGSVPEAIIAFLESSDFLDAVRRAVSLGGDADTQAAVAGAIAEAFYEGLPAEIESEVFARLDERLAGVTRNFRERYLVEGYRL